attgatttaaaaatttTGATTTGGCATACATTTTCTTAAATTTGACTGAAACACTTGGTCTTTCTGGCTGGTTGTGGTCAAGGACAACTCGTGAAGGAGACACAATCACACGGGGTCACGTTTCTGCTTGTCACACGTGTTCATCCTCTACTGTTACACACAACAATGTGGATTAGTTACTCCGCAACTGATTACCTGCAGTTCAATGTAATCCAGTTACATGAGACCAGTCAGATGGGGGTAGACAAAGTTAAGATACAAAACTGGCAGGTGTAGAAAACAACTTTTAGAAATACGTATGTTACAGACACCacgaaaataaaaaaaatgtctataaTAAAGGAGACAATTAGAATTGTGTGTGTCACTTTCATCACAGATACTTAAAAGTGCAAACAACACAGCTTTGCCTTAGTGGTTTTCTGAGATTCAGCCTCGctaaatcatccatccatccattctctatacaccgcattatcctcactagggttgcggggggtgctggagcctatctcagctgactcgggcgaaggcaccTGGACAGAacctgtcgcagggctacacgaACAacctcacacacattcacacctacgggcaatttagagttatcaattaacctcagcatatttttgtactatgagaggaagccggagtgcccggagaaaacccacgcatgctcagggagaacatgcaaactccatgcagaaagatccagacCCTCCCCCGGATTCGAACCggtgatcttctagctgcaaggtgaaagtgctaaccactagcccactgtgcagcccctcgcTAAATCAATCAATATTAAATAACGAGGTCAACAATGAGAGTAAGAATGTTCTACAGTTGTCTTTTAAAGCAAGAAAGAGTCAAAAGAATAGTTCTTTGCTCATATCAACATACTAAGAGaaggttagcttagcttagcataaagtaTGCAAACAGGAGGAAATATCCAAAATGGCAAGCAAAATCTACCAACTGTCAAAAAAcaatttctacttttttttattaagtcctgataaaaactgaaagtaaaaataTCACTTGATGAAGTTGCTGTCCCAGAACAGTTACCGGAGGCTCGCAGCGGAGGCGGactgtctttatgctaagctaagctaactagattctggctccaccaacttacacacgtggacaaaattgttggtacccctcagttaaagaaggaaaaacccacaattctcactgaaatcacttgaaactcacaaaagtaacaataaataaaaatttattgaaaattaaataatcaaaaacagccattacttttgaattgttgattaacataattatttaaaaaaacaaactaatgaaacaggcctggacaaaaatgatggtacctctataaaagattgaaaactatttgaccagagtgacatgattaactcaggtgtgtcatttaattgacatcacaggtgtttccaaactcataatcagtcagtctgcctatttaaagggagacaagtagtcaccctgctgtttggtgaaaaggtatgtaccacactgaacatggacaacagaaagcgaaggagagaattgtcccaggacatccgaaaaaaaatgatagacaaacatcttaaaggtaaaggctataagaccatctctaaacagcttgaagttcctgtgacaacagtggctcatattattcagaagttcaagacccacgggacagtagccaacctccctggacgtggccacaagaggaaaattgatgacaaattgaagagacggatcgttggaattgtatccaaagagcccagagcaacctccaaagaaattaaaggtgaactccaaggccaaggtacatcagtgtcagatcgcaccattcgtcgttgtttgagccaaagtggacttcatgggagacaaccaaggaggacaccactgctgaaaaaaactcataaaaaagccagactggaatttgcaaaaatgcatgttgacaagccacaaagcttctgggagaatgtcctttggacagatgagaccaaactggagctttttggtaaggcacatcaactctatgttcatagactcaaaaaccaagcatacgaagaaaagaacactgtccctacggtgaaacatggaggaggctcagtaatgttttggggctgctttgctgcatctggcacagggtgtcttgaaagtgtgcaaggtacgatgaaatctgaagactatcaaggcattctggagagaaatgtgctgcctagtgtcagaaagcttggtctcagtcgcaggtcatgggtcttccaacaggacaacgatccaaaacacacagccaaaaacacccaagaatggctgagagaaaagcgttggactgttctaaagtggccttctatgagcccagatctgaatcccattgaacatatgtggaaggagctgaaacatgccatttggagaagacacccatcaaacctgagacaactggagctgtttgctcatgaggagtgggccaaaatacctgttgacagctgcagaacgctcattgacaaatacagaagtcgtttaattgcagtgattgcctcaaaaggttgtgcaacaaaatattaagttatgggtaccatcatttttgtccagccctatttcattagtttgtttttttaaataattatgttaatcaacaattcaaaagtgatggctgattttgattatttaattttcaataaatttttatttattgttacttttgtgagtttcaagtgatttcagtgaaaattgtgggtttttccttctttaactgaggggtaccagcaattttgtccacgtgtgtataaggtATGCGCGGGTAAAACGGTTAGCCTGGCTCTGTCCAAATTaaacactaaaacaaacaaagtcCTCAGTTTAAATGAGACAATGAATGTTGAGGGACTtacccttaaagatttgaaatcAATATATAACCAAGCAGAGAGTCTAACTGTTTTCATACCTTGGTTTTATTAGAGTAAAAGGTGAATTTCTCCGTCTGCGTGTAGCTGCAGTCCTGTATGTGACCTGCGGGGGCGTTGAAGCAGAGCCTTTGCTGTTTCTCTCCGCTGAGGACCTTCTCTGTTAAAATTTGTTGAtgccaaacacaaacaaaaccgGAAGTGCTGCTGTTTTAGAGCAGCTGAGGATGAAACATTTGAGTTGATATGGAGCCTGTCTTTTCGCGGTTTGACTCTTATAACTTCGAGGCTGATCAGCGGTTTGTGGACGgtctgaaatctttaaacaagtCCGAAGAAACCGACCTGCAGGACCTCAAACTGTTCTTCTACAACAGGTAGAGACTTACATTATTTACATACATGCAACTTAACAAATCTATCCGGATCTAAATGTGAATGAACTGTGACACATATTTGTATGCTGCTAAACGTTCCCTCTTTATTCCAAttctgttgtgtatttcttctatttcattttatgttttgttactTAAAACTAATGTGAAAATCTGTATGTAATATTAAAAACAAGCTTTTGGGATTCACTCCAGTGCTTCCATTTTCTGCTTCACTGCAATTCATAACAAACTGTCAGATCGAACACTACTATTTACAGAGAGGTCAAATCTGGTCTAGATTATTGAAAGTCTTGATCTGCAAAACTTCAGGTCTGTGAGAAGGGAGATTTCACTGCTTTGGCCTGAAGACCACATTCAACCAGGTCCAAAACAGTAACAAAAACACTGTATATAAACTGCACTAAGTTGTCCCAGAGAGGTAAAAGAACACAGACTGTGGTCTATGACCTTTTCATTCTCTATGTAAAATGAGAAAAGGGagattttgctgctttgttctCATCCACATTTGACCCCAGTCAGATCTAATGCTGCTGTGTACAGACTGGTCAAATCTGAACTTCTGTACTTTGCAAGCTGtatttaaatgattaaataatagGAAACTAGCTCTTGTTTGCTGttcaaattttttatttttgtctcctGTCTGTCACCTCCAGGTTCGTTGAGCCCATAGACCGAAGCAGCTACAAACAGTGGAGCTCTTCATCTCCTCGTGTCTCCTCATCCTCAGGCCTCGCTGTTGAGCAGCTGGACCAGAAGACGCATCCACATTCAGACTTTGATGTCAGTAAAAACCAAACGGATGCATCtgtacacacagagacacagcagCTTTCCT
The window above is part of the Acanthochromis polyacanthus isolate Apoly-LR-REF ecotype Palm Island chromosome 6, KAUST_Apoly_ChrSc, whole genome shotgun sequence genome. Proteins encoded here:
- the LOC110946437 gene encoding uncharacterized protein LOC110946437, with product MEPVFSRFDSYNFEADQRFVDGLKSLNKSEETDLQDLKLFFYNRFVEPIDRSSYKQWSSSSPRVSSSSGLAVEQLDQKTHPHSDFDVSKNQTDASVHTETQQLSFAEVMRLIQEGKEVPGVKKLDIQPSNQSPTPSQMVRILKPWETASSSK